The following are encoded in a window of Meiothermus sp. CFH 77666 genomic DNA:
- a CDS encoding TerC family protein — protein sequence MEQLGQALIVIGILIVLEAVLSADNAMVLGVMVKQLPPPWRQKALFYGIAGAYILRGLALVFAVYLIQFWWIQALGAVYLLYIAIRHFSKPRPKEEARPDALQTLKTVTPRQFWTIVAQIELADLAFAVDSVLVAVALSDNIWIIFTGVFIGILALRFVAVLFVGLLEKYPRFETVAFAVVGFAGVKLAIGGWDKFAKEVLSRPEWVTGIDKTQFSLFILAVLVLGTIWAMSQKPKAKAMENKPSEA from the coding sequence ATGGAACAACTTGGACAAGCGCTGATCGTTATCGGAATCCTGATTGTGCTGGAGGCGGTACTTTCCGCCGACAACGCCATGGTGCTGGGGGTAATGGTGAAGCAACTACCCCCTCCCTGGCGGCAAAAGGCTCTTTTTTACGGTATCGCCGGGGCCTACATTCTGCGCGGCCTGGCCCTGGTTTTTGCGGTGTATCTGATTCAGTTCTGGTGGATTCAGGCTTTGGGGGCCGTTTACCTGCTCTACATCGCTATCCGGCACTTCAGCAAGCCAAGACCCAAAGAGGAAGCCCGCCCAGACGCCTTACAAACGCTCAAGACCGTAACCCCACGCCAGTTCTGGACCATTGTGGCCCAGATCGAGCTGGCCGACCTGGCCTTTGCGGTGGACTCGGTACTGGTTGCGGTGGCCCTTTCGGACAACATCTGGATTATTTTCACCGGCGTATTTATCGGCATCCTGGCCCTGCGCTTTGTGGCGGTACTGTTTGTGGGTTTGCTGGAAAAATACCCCCGCTTCGAGACGGTGGCCTTTGCGGTGGTGGGCTTTGCCGGGGTCAAGCTGGCCATTGGGGGCTGGGACAAGTTCGCCAAGGAAGTCCTGAGCCGCCCCGAGTGGGTCACGGGCATAGACAAAACCCAGTTCTCGCTCTTTATTCTGGCCGTGCTGGTACTGGGTACCATCTGGGCCATGAGCCAGAAACCCAAAGCCAAAGCAATGGAAAACAAGCCCTCTGAGGCGTGA
- a CDS encoding class I SAM-dependent methyltransferase produces the protein MPKNWDAYYLHQPPFSHPAQVVAAYAHRLPAGLVLDLAGGTGRNAFFLARRGHPVILLERNRVALAFVQAEALRQGLPIWALEADLEAPDPSLPPGPFAGIIKSYFLHRPLLAHLAERLMPGGLVLLEGFTVQEAARRGSQAAHYWQGDELLHPPPGLHLRAWAEGWMEAHHRTWAVWEKPA, from the coding sequence ATGCCCAAAAACTGGGACGCCTACTACCTGCACCAGCCTCCGTTCAGCCATCCGGCCCAGGTAGTGGCAGCCTATGCGCACCGGCTTCCCGCAGGCTTGGTGCTCGACCTGGCCGGGGGCACCGGGCGCAACGCCTTCTTTCTGGCCAGGCGGGGTCATCCGGTGATTTTGCTCGAGCGGAACCGGGTAGCGCTGGCGTTTGTGCAGGCAGAAGCCCTGCGGCAAGGTTTGCCGATCTGGGCGCTCGAGGCCGACCTCGAGGCCCCTGACCCCAGCCTGCCCCCTGGCCCCTTTGCGGGCATTATCAAGTCGTACTTTTTGCACCGTCCCTTATTGGCCCACCTGGCCGAGCGGCTGATGCCGGGGGGGTTGGTGCTGCTCGAGGGCTTTACCGTGCAGGAAGCGGCCCGCCGGGGCAGCCAGGCTGCACACTACTGGCAAGGAGACGAGCTCTTGCACCCGCCCCCCGGCCTGCATCTGCGGGCCTGGGCCGAGGGGTGGATGGAAGCTCATCACCGCACCTGGGCGGTCTGGGAGAAGCCAGCCTGA
- a CDS encoding DUF475 domain-containing protein, translating to MEFGSAFVAILIIVALEAVLSVDNAMVLAVMVRPLPEHLRSRALLYGIIGAYVLRGLALLFATIIIQIWWIQLLGGLYLVYLAVNHIFRRKTHSEADHASVQQAAAASFWRIVVMINVVDLAFAVDSVLVVIAFSREFWVIFAGVAIGILLIRLAAGIMVTIIERYPRLETVAYAVVGWAGLKLMLEGWGHGSEVWLHRPELALHLPQAFFLSVTLAILVLGTLWAFRRSSQS from the coding sequence ATGGAGTTTGGTTCGGCTTTTGTAGCCATTCTGATCATTGTGGCCCTCGAGGCCGTTTTATCGGTAGACAACGCCATGGTGCTGGCCGTGATGGTGCGGCCCCTGCCGGAGCACCTGCGCTCGAGGGCGCTCTTGTACGGCATTATTGGCGCTTACGTGCTGCGCGGGCTGGCCTTGCTGTTTGCCACCATCATCATCCAGATCTGGTGGATTCAGCTCCTGGGGGGGCTTTACCTGGTGTATCTGGCGGTCAATCACATCTTCCGGCGTAAGACCCACAGCGAGGCCGACCACGCCAGCGTGCAGCAGGCCGCTGCTGCCAGTTTCTGGCGCATCGTAGTCATGATAAACGTGGTAGACCTGGCCTTTGCGGTGGACTCGGTGCTGGTGGTGATTGCCTTCAGCCGGGAGTTCTGGGTGATCTTTGCCGGTGTGGCTATTGGGATTCTCTTGATCCGGCTGGCTGCAGGCATTATGGTGACCATCATCGAGCGGTATCCGCGGCTCGAGACCGTGGCCTATGCGGTGGTGGGCTGGGCCGGGCTCAAGCTGATGCTCGAGGGCTGGGGCCACGGCAGCGAGGTCTGGCTGCACCGCCCCGAGCTGGCGCTTCATCTGCCCCAGGCTTTCTTCCTCAGCGTAACGCTGGCCATTCTGGTGCTGGGAACCCTCTGGGCCTTTCGCCGCTCTTCGCAATCCTGA
- a CDS encoding alpha/beta hydrolase-fold protein: MVEVHARSVTFHPPAQAKFLVGDFTDWDRRPIPIGGPLTLEFPAGAYIEYAFLDANREPFPDPDNPHKAQNPWWSYPRAIELPGFHYTPPHQPSRPVNVHRHRLESKAFGTTRRYYVFNPQEPAQATLYVHDGVAYYRTARLAEVAQGLLELDEIRPVRIVFIEPEDRRREYWFSITYEQHVLNEIIPAVESHYGPTPERGLMGASLGGLVSSWLALRHPQVFQKVATQSACLTASPEGGDSYNDPEWLTEQYLDSQTLPLRFYCETGQIEWLLAPNRRFAAMLADKGYPHAYLERPSGHNWMTWRQGLAPALLYLFGN; encoded by the coding sequence ATGGTCGAGGTGCACGCACGCTCCGTAACCTTTCATCCCCCGGCCCAGGCGAAATTTCTGGTCGGTGACTTTACCGACTGGGACAGAAGGCCAATTCCCATTGGGGGGCCGCTCACCCTCGAGTTCCCCGCCGGGGCCTATATCGAGTATGCCTTTTTAGACGCTAACCGCGAGCCCTTCCCCGACCCCGATAACCCTCACAAGGCCCAGAACCCCTGGTGGAGCTACCCCAGGGCCATCGAACTGCCAGGCTTTCACTACACCCCGCCGCACCAACCCTCCCGCCCGGTGAACGTGCACCGCCATCGGCTGGAGTCGAAGGCTTTTGGCACTACCCGCCGCTACTATGTGTTCAACCCCCAGGAACCGGCCCAGGCCACCCTGTATGTGCACGACGGGGTGGCCTACTACCGCACTGCCAGGCTGGCCGAGGTGGCCCAGGGGCTTTTGGAGCTGGACGAAATCCGGCCGGTGCGAATTGTTTTTATCGAGCCCGAGGATCGCCGCCGCGAATACTGGTTTAGCATCACCTACGAGCAGCACGTGCTGAACGAGATTATCCCGGCGGTGGAGTCGCACTACGGCCCCACCCCGGAGAGGGGCCTGATGGGCGCCAGCCTGGGGGGGCTGGTCTCGAGCTGGCTGGCGCTGCGCCACCCACAGGTGTTCCAGAAGGTCGCCACCCAGTCGGCCTGCCTGACCGCCTCGCCCGAGGGGGGCGATTCCTACAACGACCCTGAGTGGCTCACTGAACAGTACCTGGACTCTCAAACCCTGCCGCTACGGTTTTATTGCGAGACCGGCCAGATTGAGTGGCTGCTGGCCCCCAACCGCCGCTTTGCCGCCATGCTGGCCGACAAGGGCTACCCGCACGCTTACCTCGAGCGCCCCTCCGGCCACAACTGGATGACCTGGCGGCAGGGGCTGGCCCCGGCCCTGTTGTACCTGTTCGGAAACTAA